In one Elusimicrobium sp. genomic region, the following are encoded:
- a CDS encoding 4Fe-4S dicluster domain-containing protein, giving the protein MAYKVNPDVCINCGACESACPVAAISEVEGKRKIDETKCIECGACAGTCPVSAISL; this is encoded by the coding sequence ATGGCTTATAAAGTGAATCCGGATGTTTGCATCAATTGCGGTGCTTGCGAATCTGCTTGCCCCGTAGCCGCCATCAGCGAAGTGGAAGGCAAAAGAAAAATTGACGAAACCAAATGCATTGAATGCGGCGCTTGCGCCGGCACCTGCCCGGTAAGCGCGATTTCTCTGTAA